One Dunckerocampus dactyliophorus isolate RoL2022-P2 chromosome 6, RoL_Ddac_1.1, whole genome shotgun sequence genomic window, cacatgaggtggatgaattatgaatgctcacttacacagatttagacagactCGTGATTGACAATAGAAGGATTAACAATATTTGAAAgcgataggccttttgtgtacatagaaaaagttttacatctttgagttcagctcaagaaaaatgggagcaaaaacagaagttgcatttatgtttttgttgagtgtaattaGCTTAAGCATCAAAATGTGATGTGTTTCATGTGAGAATAAAAAGGATGAAACTCCATTATCTTCAGGCTAAATTGCGCTTCTTCACTGTGACAGATGTCACCCCAATGGACGCCCACGGTTACTGGATCGAGTGTATGGCACCGATAGCCACAGGAAGCGGGGAATAAAGACCCCCTAGGAGAAATGTCAGCCACTTTACACTTTCAGAAAGAACTTAAGAGTAGAGAGGGTGCCTGTGGAGAGGCAAACTCTTCAAGGGGGGCGGGAAGCACCATCTGAATTGAACATTTCTTCTTTAAGTCTTCTTTTGGTTGAAGAGATGAATGAAGTTATCATCTTTTTGAACGGATATGTGCAGTGGTCCTAGTAGTGCATACACAGTAGTGATCTAATGGTGAAATTTGTGTGTGCAAACAAATGCGTCTTGTATTTCTCAGAGGACTGTTTGGAGGCAAATCGCCCTATCCTTTTGTCTGCTGTGTGATGCAGACAACAGAGAAAGCTTAGTGGGCGTGATTACCAAATGCATCATAAAAACCTGACAAGTGGTCATGCAAATGTGACACAATGACTTGGAAAAATAACCACATTTGCTGTCTCTGCAGTTGTCTTGCGTTGTATAAATTaaaggtacagtatatataattgtGAGATTTCAACATTTACAGCTTCAAATTGCATGCCCTAATGAGGAAGTTACTCTGAAAATAAACACTAAAAAGGATTTGGTCATAAATTATTTGTTAACTGCATGTCACTGGGTGATGGTTTTTCAGTATCACATTCAGTAGATTAGGTATGAACTGTGGTGTCATCTTCTATTGGTCACACCTTCCCACCAAGCCATAAAGCTCATGTGTTTTTCTGTCAGTCTTGCACCTCAAGCTAATGCTAACAAACATGCTGGCTATGTGAGTGCATGGAGAGGTGACCCTGCCAGAGTCTTGTCAATTACTGGAGGAGATATTTAACCGGACACAACGGAGGGATTAGAGCACAAGCTTTATTGTGGATGAAAATATCAGAGTAGATCCATGGCTGTAGACATTGCTGAGCCCAACAGCTTTGACTGATTGACAGAGGACAGAGCTGCAGGGGGCAAACAAGGTCATAAGACCAGTTTGgcgtacatgcacacacacatgcacactcaaaATAAGTCCATTGTAATTCAAGGTGCAAAAGACTCACAAGCAACCACCATGATACTTGTCAATGAGGTCGAGCTAAAGCGATCCCAGACTGGGCAAAATATTTCGAACCATCAAGCTAAGTCAAGTGTGCACGGTAGCAGAAATGAGTCATTGCACACAAACAACACCCGCTTTGCTTGAGCTCATGTGACGAGACATGGGAGGTATGGGAGAGCACACATTCAGCAGCCCAGTAGTTCAGTTGAGCACTCAGCTGGCTCGTGCACTTTCACTTTAACACCTCATGCTCGGCCGACTGTCACACAGCCTCGTAGCACTGCATCATTACCCAAACACAACCTCTAGAAGCATTGTGTATGTTAAAATGAatcccttttatttgtattacacCACTAATGAACTATAAATACAAACATCTTTTGCTAAATTTATGACAGCACTGTATTTGAGTAAAAACGTCTGAAAAAGGCGAATGCGGACGTAAATACGCAAATTTCAAACACCCACCATGCAATATGATTGTTGAGCTAGCGGCATAAAAGTACACAacacacatgaaaaaaacactcaTGGCACAAAGGCAGAGATTTCATAATCAAGAGTTCTGTTAATATTGTACACACCATTGTAACAGTCTGGTTTAAgtgacaaaaccaaaacaaacaaaggcaTTCATTTAATCATCCGTAGAGTACAAGGCGTCTATTCTGGGTAAAgcctttatttttacaaatgcatttaaataatGCAGAGTCCTCACAGAAAACCTACACAAACACAGGGAAGACATGGAACTAACACGTTGTAACCACGTGCACCTTCATGCTTCCCCAAGAAATGTTTTCCacataaaaaccaaaaaaccctCACAAAATTTGAAGATACTTGTTTTTCCTTGGACAGCGGTAAACTATAATTTGTCCCCTACAACATCCCTgagcaaacaacacaaatatttaagctgagctgcataagcacaTACAGGACACATTACACCCTGAAATGTTGTGACATGTTTTGTTTGGAACCTCTTATTTACAGGTGACACACATTTTAGATGTGTCCAAGTGGCAGTGTTTCAGAGCTGTTACGCACATTTCACGCTGACTAACAAGAGCTCACAAGATTTTAGTAGGACTTTGTACAGAAACGCAAATTTGGGGGTAGCATGGAAATAATACAGTATGCAGTAACTGCTTTGAAATGGCAAACAGCATTTTTGAAATGTAGGAGAGCTGTTTTATTGTACATATAATCTTTGTACAGTTTCTTGTAGGTGGGGAAATATCTGAAGAGGTATAGCACCAGCTGGATGAAGGTATGCAGACACACATCCTAGATTAGATCAAAGAGATTCTTGTAAACTCTCGCAACCACTTTGGAGATACATTTGCCTCAGTTATGTTAtatacagtggagccttggttTTCAAACGGCAGTTATTGTATGATGGTATAATGGCATTTGACGAAAATGTTTGGCAGTCTTGTCAAGTATAAACTGCgtaagtccaactgtgtttgtaaagtcttttttacaaaatgtgtctGTTAGAATGCTCTCAACTCCCACCCCGAAGTTTCTGCCCCGAGTTCCGTTACCCATCTTTGacatcatcagtggttgactagTTCTTTGCTAAGTAAGACAGTtgcaccacaagtctctgctttatTTATTGAGTATGGCTGTTAAATAATCCaccatggagccaaagaaaaatgagttaagaaacactattgaattcaagaaataactcgtagCAAAGTACGAAGGTGTTGCTTGTGTGGCTATTTCCTCCCCTCGTACCTCCCTGGCCCTTGTCAACAAGAGCCTTTAATCAAGGTGTAGTTCGTATagatttctgcatgtaaaactaatattccatattaaaatgttattgttctatatcaaaaaatgttttgtgtaaacatttttgggtgtctggaaccaattcatttggatttacattgtttcctatggaaaaaattTTTCAGTTTTCATACGATTCGGTTTTAGAGGGaccctttggaacggattaataacaaaaaacaaggcaCCACTGAATTCTTCCATCAAACAAGAGCAAAGAAATAAGAGCAGCAATTTCAGCCCGTCGGTTATTGAAATAATAACACTATCCTATTTTTGTAAATGgcagtgaaataattcaaatgtcAAATGATGGTGCAAGCAAACCATTGATCAAACTCTGACCTATCTACACTTAGATTTAAGTCTTTACCGCCAATGTTATTCGTGCAATGTTTTAAGCATGAGAAAGAGGAAGATTATCAGTAATTTAATCGGCATAAGATGACAAATTTCTACAGTTATGATTAGATTTCCCAAATTTCAAGCTTCTACCCTTCGCTATGTTGGTGCAAAATTTTTCACCAGTGCATAAATAATCAATGGTGTTGCGTGTCtgtatgcacatactgtatgcctttttctttgagtttTCGGTACAGATCAAGGCACAGATAATCAGGGAAAGCAAGTTGTTTgtggttagcattttgagtCCGCAGGTGGCGAAAATATCCTCTTCAGTGTCAGTGGTTTGAGAATCGGTAATGTTGGGCAACAATGTGCACTACTGCCATCTACAGGATTTAAGAGGAAAAGCAGCAACACAAAGGTACAGTGTGACATTTCGTGTCACTCAGCTGGTCCAGTCCGTTCAGTGTGAGTACTTCACACTAAATTCAGTACAGTGTATGCCCAACTTCAAGAGAGAAACTGCTTACAAAGTACAACAAGACTCAAACGGGTGTGGTCTTCCTGTTGCTGCCATCTTGCACATCTTTCTGGAAGCAGTTGTGGACTTGTAAAAAGTCCCTCTCAGGACTGTAGTGCCTTTCTCCCTTCAAAGGGTCCCTGCTCATGGAATACAGGGATATGTCTCCCACCTGCAAGCCCATCCCCAGCCGTTCCTCCCCAACCCTTCCTCTCCCCAATTTTGCCCCTCCTGGGGAGGGCTCACGCGACGGGTCCGACGACCTTGAGCTGGACCGTGAGCGCCTCCGTCTGTGGTGGTAACTTGGGATACGGATGTAAGGCGAAGACGAGGCTGTGGATTTGATGAAGTTGCGCTTGGCTCGGCAGCGCGTCTCTTTGTTTTTCTCAATATATATGTTAACAGCGAGGACCCCCACAGATTCTGCCACGATGAAGGAGAGGGCGCCAAAGTAGAAGGACCAGCCATAGTTGTACTGGTTCTTCTTGTCCTCATCTTTCTTGTCACTCGGATCACCGGCGTTACTGGAGATGTAAACGATGATGCCGATGATGTTGCTTAGGCCTGAAGAGAGGATAGAGGAGAGATTACAATACTTGGGATCAGTGTCTGACTACATTTGTGATTGGAAATAGGGACAATTTACAATCAATTAATGGATGGTATAGGACTTTTTCTGAACTCCTATGTCAATGCATGCGTCTTCTTTACAAGATTAGCACTGGCTGGTGCCATAGTGGAGATCTGTATggattaggggtgtcacaatatCTTGTGTGACAAggtcttgcaagattaaaatgtgacaagatgtcTCATTCAGGGCATACAGGGACTGGGATGATAATCacataataagtaaaaatgaacttgataattttgccatgTCAAtgcgcgtctgttttcctcatctctcacctccaaaccaGTTTGAAGAGTGTTCACTCTgggcattggtttcagcacctcggCATATTTGTTCCATAGACAACCCTTTTGTATACCTTCATGACTAACAGGTCAAGCGGGAATCAGGATCTTCGATAAATACATTTGCGACCAGTATATCAAGAGCATATCTTACAGAAATGATCACATCTCACTTTGTAAACAATTCACTTAAATTCTACAAGTACAAAATTGTGTAAAAATTTGACTAAAACACCAAAACACTGACCTTTTTTGAGTAGCTAATTAATATGTAAGCTTTGTATAAAACTCTACTGATATTGTTTCCTTCCATCACAAAACTGAACTCCTCACTCACTCCAGGATATATAACTCATGACTGCACAAGGGGCAGGGAGGGCAGTGCCCCACCCGAGCCATCACGTtcggctgtttttctttctttccattaagtattttcattcatttcatagAGAGTAATGATTCACATGcaaaatttattaacatttgctTGTGCCATAATCCTTGtattgttgggggtttttttggagTAATTATCATCGTGTCTGTCTGGCGTCCTGTTCCTGTCAGCTTTCTGTCCACTGTTCACTCTCCTACACAGTTATAATTGAGACCCATGAACTCTGCCTGGCAACAAGCGTCCATGCACATGAATGACCTGACTAGAAAACATAATCAGACAAATTCTGTTGATCTACGTTGCTATGTCTGCAAGATAGTAAAAAGCTTTTAAGATTTATCATGAATCCTGAATGCTTTTGTCGTCTTCACGGTTCAtaacataaatacatttcaatttGACAACTGCAGTATGTACTGTGCAGTATGTTATTACCTGCAGCCACAAAGAGAATGCCAGCACTGAGCAGGATGTTGTTCTTCCGACTGTAGATGCGTCCAACGCCAACACACAAGCCGCCCAGCATCAGCAGGATGGTGCTGAGGATGGGGAAGAGACTGGACGCACGCACAATACCTGCCCACATGAGATGTTGAGAGAGAGGTTCTTTTCTGGTCAACAAAAGGATGCTTAATTGAAGGCTGAGTGTACATGACTCATCGTCAATGCCGTTTCATGTTATTAGGGACAAAAAAGTTTCAGTATTAGTCATTTGTTTTCAGTTATCTTACACAGTCAAATCTGAGTTTTTGAGTtctttttcatatgattcagtttttgattGAAATTATCGGCTGATAATACTGTCAatcgatattatcagacatcccaaATATGAATTTACCTTTGATGTGCACAGTATATGTTATTGCCATGTTATTATTGCTACCATATTGTTGAGATTGCCGATTATATATTACATCACAAAAAAGACACCTTTGCTAGGTTTCTATAttgcagaggtgtccaaatgCAGTCCGAGGGCCATTGGCGGCCTGCGCCGGCTGTTTTTTACTGGCCTGTGGCAAATTCTAAAAATGCaaattaacaagaaagctaaaaaaaaaaacagcaaaaatggaaaaatttgcagtaattttccaaaacaaaGTCAaga contains:
- the LOC129183359 gene encoding voltage-dependent calcium channel gamma-4 subunit-like; amino-acid sequence: MAWCDRGLQTLLAIVGAFAAFSLMSIAIGTDYWLYSRAYICNATNVSTDESHMQTRKVKGDLTHSGLWRICCIEGINRGSCFRINHFPEDNDYDTDSSEYILRIVRASSLFPILSTILLMLGGLCVGVGRIYSRKNNILLSAGILFVAAGLSNIIGIIVYISSNAGDPSDKKDEDKKNQYNYGWSFYFGALSFIVAESVGVLAVNIYIEKNKETRCRAKRNFIKSTASSSPYIRIPSYHHRRRRSRSSSRSSDPSREPSPGGAKLGRGRVGEERLGMGLQVGDISLYSMSRDPLKGERHYSPERDFLQVHNCFQKDVQDGSNRKTTPV